The Bacteroidales bacterium nucleotide sequence TTCTCTCAGCCCGTTCCTCTTACCGCAATGCCGTTCGCGAACTCAATTATCATATGGCTGAGCCGTTGGACAGGCAATATAACTATGTTTCTGATTTTTCACCGGATACATCGGATTTTCAGTATTCCAACCTGGTTGACCGGATGCTGGAAAATAACAGTACGCTGGAAAATCAGTATATTAACCTGGAACTGGCCCGGCTGGATGTGCAGTCGGCCAAAAGTTCCTATTATCCTACGCTTTCATTGAAGGGGGCTGGTGGTTATGCGGAATCGGAACAGGATTATGGGTCTGACGCTCTGAACCGCCTCGATCAAAGCCGCTCCGGATTGAATGCGTCGGTGGGAATTTCCCTTTCCTATACGCTTTTCGACGGGAATAACCGGAAAAGGGCATTGGAGGCAGCCAGAATTGAGCGGGAAATTTCTCAGGTTGAGACGGAGGAGATGCAACAAGACTTAAAAAATCAGCTTGCCCAAGAGTATGAATTTTACCAGGTGCGTAAGGAACTTCTTCAGGTGGCTGATGAAAACCTGGAAGCCGCGGAGCTTAACCTGGAACTTTCCCGGGAAAAGTTTGAGAACGGTACCATCAATTCGTTTAACTTCCGCGATGTACAGCAGATCTATCTGGATGCTGCCTATAACTATCAACAGGCAATTTTTAATGTTATACAGAGTTACCATACCCTGTTAAGGCTCACCGGTGGTATGATTGAAGAATATGAGGATCAATAAAGGGAGTGGTGATAAAGAATTAATTGTAAATAATACATCATATTTTGTGGATAAAACGGATTTGATTGTACCTTTAATTTCCTCTTATTTTATTTTTCAGCAAGCGATATGTAACCACCCCAGTTATAATATTGGCTACAAAAGCTGCCCAGAATACCCCCTGCAGATTCCAGTAAACTGAAGCCAGCCAGGCTAAAGGAACATAAAGCCCAAACATACGCAACAGGGTTAACCCCATGGAGGGAATAGGTTTATTAATCCCATTAAACATATTGACACCCACAATTAATATGCCCTGGAAGCCATAACTGAAGGAAACAATATATAAATAATCGGCCGTAATCGAAATAACATTGGGATTGTCACTAAAGACTGAAGCAATAGGCTTACCCCAGAATTGGGCTACAATAAACAGAAGCATACCCCAGCCGAGGGCTAACAAAACCCCTGTTTCAAATCCTTTCAGCAAAGGATTCATGGTTAATTGCCCAACTGTTACGATTATTACAATGATAGACAAACCCAACAACAAAGCTTCCGTAGCATAAAGCCTCAGGATGTTTCGGGGCTGCGACACCACAGAACGGGAAATTAAAGAGCTGGTTCCCATACCTACCCCCAGGGCTAAGCTGCCAACTACCATAACTACAGGAAAAGTAAAACCCATTGCAGCCAGTTCGTCTACACCCACTTTGCCAATAAAATAGGTGTCGGCCAGGTTAAACATCACCATACCCAGCATACCAAAAATCATAGGCCACGTGAGCTTCAATAAAAGTGGCGCAATTGAGCCATGTGTAAGATCCCTTTGTTGTTTAGGCCTCATTTTCTCCTCCTTCATCATCTAAATATTGAACTGAATTTGTAATCATCCGGTTCAAAAGATTAAAAGCTTGCTCTTTTTCCTGTTCGTCAAAACCTCGAATTAAGATATCGGTCCATCCTTTGAATATCCTTTGAAATTCCGGCAGAAGACTTTTCGTTTTCTCTGATGCATGAAGGAAAGAGGATCGCTTGTCCCTGCTGACTTGTGTTCGATATATAAACTTATTTTTTAAATAGGAGACTATATATCGACAGTTCAAAACAGAAAGATTGCTGACGTCAAGTACAATTGGACGAAAAATATAAGTATATTTGCATATACTTAATAAATTTTATAATTTTGCGTTATAATAACATAAACCCAATTAATTCATTAGGAACTTGTAAAAGAAGGGTTCTAATGAATATAATTGGGGAATCCCGATTTAGAAGATCAACTTTTTGGGTGACTGATAAGGAGCACTAAAGGTATTATATTCTTTATCGCAATGCATCAGAAATATTCTAATAAATTGTTTAGTATAAATATTTGTCACATTAAATAAGGAGGTAAATTATGTGTTGTCATTCCAATCATCCCAAACAAGGCGCTCAATGCGGTCATGGTGCTGGCATGCCGGGTCATCATCCTATGTTCTGGAGCAGAAAAAAGCGAAGGGAAATGCTGGAGCATTACCGTAAATGTCTCCAGGAACAACTGGAGGATGTGGAAGAAGCCATCCGTGAGATGGATGAGGAGAAATAAGATTATAAGGCCCCTGAAGTTATATAAGGGGCCTTTTCTTAAGTAAACTACTGGATAAAATGAAAACAATAATTTATAAAACAAAACATTATGAAAACATTCGATTTACGATCCATGTCAGCCTATCCCTATGAGCAAAGGGATAAGAACGTGTTGTACCAGGCAGAGGCGTTTAAAACCAGGATCATAGAACTGAAGGAAGGAGAAAAACTGCCGCCCGATGAGCCTTGTGAGATGGAAACCTATGTCATCTTTTACATCGTTTCGGGGCGGGTCCGTTTAAACATCGATAATGAATACACCGAAGCAGACAAGGACCAGTGCGTCATTTCAGAACCGGCTCTTTATCAGATGGAAGCTTTAGAGCCTACTAAAATACTGGGTGTTCAGATTCAAAAAGCGGACAAATGACCATCCTTTTTGTCATAACAGGTATATTGCTGCTGGTCTCCTTCATAGCCAGCAAAAAGAAAACCCTGGATGGGTTGAAAAAGGGAGCCATGCAATTTCTTAAGCTCCTTCCTACCTTGCTCACTGTCATCATCCTGGTAAGCGTAGCCCTATTTTTCATTCCCGAAAAGGTATTGCTTACCTATTTTGGTGATCAGGCCGGTATGTTGGGATACCTTTCGGCGGCGATCGTTGGCAGTGTGTCCCTGAT carries:
- a CDS encoding permease; this translates as MTILFVITGILLLVSFIASKKKTLDGLKKGAMQFLKLLPTLLTVIILVSVALFFIPEKVLLTYFGDQAGMLGYLSAAIVGSVSLIPGFISFPLAGMLHESGVSYGVIALFITTLKMVGVMTIPVEAKYFGMKVTLIRNGLSFLGAIVIGVIMAIIFALT
- a CDS encoding TolC family protein, with amino-acid sequence MRKLFIALFIVATTNIAAQDNEALSLEDAVNTALENNYGIIISRKTIDISEMNNTWGNAGALPNIQFVGSGNVSENFSEDGGYTSQQLNSSVELNWTIFRGFSARIRKNRLEEMENLSEGNLAVVVENTIYSVILSYYNILLADQRADIAGSNMELSRDRYQRAQYSKEIGATVTYDLLQAKNAYLRDSSDFLSARSSYRNAVRELNYHMAEPLDRQYNYVSDFSPDTSDFQYSNLVDRMLENNSTLENQYINLELARLDVQSAKSSYYPTLSLKGAGGYAESEQDYGSDALNRLDQSRSGLNASVGISLSYTLFDGNNRKRALEAARIEREISQVETEEMQQDLKNQLAQEYEFYQVRKELLQVADENLEAAELNLELSREKFENGTINSFNFRDVQQIYLDAAYNYQQAIFNVIQSYHTLLRLTGGMIEEYEDQ